In the genome of Ensifer sp. WSM1721, the window CATGGATTCCTGCTCTCGTCAGTTTTCTGTTCCGGCGGGACCTTCGACGTGATCATGAAGGCAATCAGCCCGACCAACGTCATCGTCAGTCCGTAGCGGTGAAGGAACAGGTTCCATGGCTGGCACAGCGCAATGATGCCCAATATCATCAGAAGCTGTGAGCCTGGCTCGAGATACTTCTGGTTTATGGCACGAAACGTCATTTGCGGATCGCTCCGAAACTCATGCCGCGCAGGAGATGGTTCCTGAGCAGGAAGGTGAAGATGGCGACCGGTAGCAGGAACAGGAACGTACCTGCGGCAATAACGGTCCAATCCGGAAGGCCAGAGCCGACCTGGCTCGGGATGAAGGGCGGTGCCGTTTGCGCGCGCCGGTTCGTCATGATCAGCGCGAAAGCATACTCGTTCCACGCTGTGATGAAGCAAAAGACGGCGGTCGCGGCGATCCCCGTGGCGGCCTCTGGCAGCACGATCTTGAAGAAGGCTTCCAGGCGCGTGTAGCCGTCGACGAGTGCCGCTTCCTCATATTCTTTCGGAATCTCGTCGATGAAGCCCTTCATCAGCCAGACCGAGAAGGAGAGATTGAAGGCGGTGTAGAGGATGATAAGACCCCAGTGGGTGTCGTTCAGCCCGACCGCCCGGTACATTAGGAACATGGGGATTGCTACGACCACGGGCGGGAGCATGCGTGTCGATAAAATGAAGAACAACAGGTCCGCTTCGCCCTTCATTTTGAAGCGCGAGAAACCGTAGGCCGTGAAGGTACCCATGCTGACGGCAAGCACCGTAGAGGTGATCGCGACGATCAGCGAATTCATGAAGCGGTTGGGATAGCCGGATAACTGCACGTCGCCGCGTCCCGAGCGCACGACCTTTTCACCCCCGTCGAAGACCAGCCGTTCCCACCAGGGAGCGGCAGCATAGTCTTCCGGCTCCGGTGCTGCGCGCAACTGAGAGCGCTTGGTAAAGAGCTTCACGAAGGGCGAGATCTCCGGCTCGAAGATGACCGTCGGTGGGATGGTCGTCGCGAGGTTGCGCGGTTTGAAGGCCGTAGACGTGATCCAGTAGATCGGTGCGAGGAAGAGCAGCGTGATGACGAGCACGGCGGCGATCGCCACCCGGTTCAGTGCGCGCTCGGAGCGAGTCTGGACGGCCGCCATCTCAGCGCTCCTTCACCCTGTTGAGATATTTGACGTAGATGTTGGTGATCGCGAGCACCATGATCAGCACTATGTAGGCGAGCGCGCAGGACCGGCCGGTCTGCCATTCCTGAAACGCCATCTTGTAGAGGCGGATCGAGATCACTTCCGTGGTCGGCTGGCTCGTCAGGATGTAGGCGAGGTCGAAAGTCTTGAACGCCTCCATGGTGCGGAAGATGATCGCGATCATGAGTATCGGTGCCACGAGTGGCAGGGTGATGCGGAAGAAGGTGTAGAACGGCCCCGCCCGGTCGATTGCCGCCGCCTCGTAAAGGTGCCTCGGTACGGCCGAGAGGCCTGCGAGCGAGAGCAGCATCACGAAGGGCGACCACATCCAGATGTCGGTGATGGCGACAGCGTAGAGTGCCATGTCGGGATTCGCGAGCCACTCGAAAGAGCCGAGGCCGAGAGCGTAGTTGATGATGCCGAAGGATGGATCGTAGAGCAGCTTCCAGAAGAGCCCGACCACCGCCATCGACAGCATCATCGGCAGCAGAAGCAGCGTCGTGATCAGACCCTTGAACGGAATCTCACGGTTGAGCAGCATCGCCGTGCCGAAACCGACGACGACCTGACCGGTAACCGAGACGATCACGTATTTCGCCGTAATGGCGAAGTTCGCCCAGATGAAGGGGTCGTTCAGCAGTTCCCGGTAGTTCTGCAGGCCGACGAAGGTGGCCGGCGCGTTCGTCGAAGCACGAAAGTCGGTGAACGAATAGCCGAGCGAGTAGATCAACGGGAAGATGTTGAAGACGATCAGGAACAGGATCGTCGGAACAATGAAAAGATTGCGAATTTTGATGTCGCTCAAGCCCCGCGAAGCAGCGCGTGACTTCGAATCCAGCGATGTCATAACCACGGTGGCCAATGTGCTCCTCCTCCGAGAGCCCAACGCCGGGCGCACTTGCGCCATCCTGTTGCGCATTTCCTGAGCGCGACGCCGGATCCGGCGCGAGCCCCGTTCGTGGCAAGTTGAAGAAGCGGGAGGGAGCCGGCCCCCTCCCGCGATGTCTTACCCGTTAGTGGCGGCCGTACTTCTTGAAGGTCGCGTTCCAGTCCTTGGCGAGAGCGTCGAGCGCCTCCTTTGCCGTACCCTGGCCCGCCGTCACATAAGGATAAATGCGTTGATTCATCTGAATCAGCAGCTCGGCATATTCGGGCGTTGCCCAGAAGTCCTTCACCTTGAACATGGTCTCATAGAAGGCCTTGTTGTAGGGCGTCGCGTTTTGGAACTCTTCCGACTCCAGCACCTTGGCGCTTGCCGTGTAACCGCCGAGTTCGGCCCAGCGCTTCTGCGTCTCGTCCTTGATGAACCACTCGAGGAATTTCATCGCCTCTTCCTTGTTTTCCGAATAGGAGACGATGGAAATACCCTGGCCGCCGAGCGCGGCATACTGGTGGCCCTCCGGGCCGGCCGGGTTGGCGAAGAAGCCGGTGACCTTCGCGTTCGGGTTCGATGCTTCATTGACCAGCGCCGGGAAGAAGGCGAAGTAGTTCATGCTCATCGCTGCCAGGTTTTCGGTGATCGCCTGGTTATTCTCGACGAAGAAGGATTTGGCCCAGCCAGGAGGGGTGAAACCGTAAAGCTCGCGGTAGGTTTCCAGAGCCTTGACGTTCTTCTCCGAGTTAATGATCCCGTCGACCTTGTAGGTGCTGTAGTCGCCGAGTTCTCCGCCGAAAGAGAAGATGGCGTTCTCTACACCCATTACGAGACCATCATAGGAGTTGTCGGTGTAGATCGCGATGCCGTAGCGCTTCTGGTCCGGACGATGGAAGAACTCGGCGATGTCGCGCAACTGCTTCCAATCCTTCGGCGGGGCGAGGTCATAGCCATACTTCGCCTTGAAGGCTTCCATCTCCTTCGGGTCCTCGAACCAATCCTTGCGGTAGGACCAGCCGACCGCGTCGCCCTCGGCCGGGATCGACCAGTACTTGCCGGAGTTCGCAGGATACTCCGAGTAGTACTTCACCGTGGCAGGAGCCATCACCTCGTTTAGCTTGTGCTTGTTGAAGAACTCGGTGAGGTCGACGTAGTGGCCGGCCTCCGATGCGGCGCCGATCCACTGTGAGTCGCCGACGACCATGTCATAGGCCGAGCCCTTGGCGTTGAATTCGGTGAAGGCCTTCGTCTGGAAATCCGCCCAAGGGGTCGTTTCGACCGTGATCTTCACGCCGGTCTCGGCCTCGTATTCGTTTACAAGCTCCTGGAGATAATTGGCCGGGTCCCATTCGGCCCAGAAAATCGTCAGTTCTTGCGATTGTGCGGATGTTCCGCAGGCAAACATAAAACTGATACCGGCCATCAGGCCGGCCACTGTCTTGCGCATAATATTTCCTCCCCTTTTGTACACGCCACCCGCCTTACCGCGGCGGTCCGTCTGTCAAATCCTCCTGATTGGCGCTTCCGCGGGCGGGTCCTCCTCGACCCCTCGTGCCTCGTGTCAGATCTCAAGTCTAACGGGCCGCAGTACCAATCTGGTATTACCAAAGCTCGCGAGCGTCAAGGTCCCTGCCTCGTTGTCTTTTGCTATAGATCACCGCTTGCAAGGCCGCGATCATACGGTACTTAGCTTGGCATGCTTACCGGCAGTTCAATTACGGAAGAGCTGTCCACGAGCCGCCATACATGCGTATCAACAAAATTGGTCAAACCAGTTTTCCGGGTTGGGCCGAGAGTGCCCGATGTCATCCCGTGGTTTGCGCCTCCCGAATCGCCGCCTCGACCAAGGCCGCCGCCGCCCATTCTGCAACGGATTGCGCGCGTTCGGCCGAGAGGCCCCAAATATCCTTGAGTACGACCAGCACCTCCACACCGAAAACCAGCGAGAGCGCCTGAGCGAGCTGCTCGCGGGCCTCAGCGGACACCCTGCCCTCAAGTGGCACGGTGACCTGTCGCAGGAGTTCGACGCGGTGGCCGCGCGTGAGCTGTGGTTCGTTACCAAGCGTGCCGGCCTGGCGCTGCGCCCACTGGTCGAGCGAGAGCTTCAGCGCCGCCTTGAAGGTCGCCTCGAATTCGTTGATGCGCGGCATGGCGGTCGCCAGCAGATCGGCAACGCGGGTGAGCGCATCGGGCGCTTCGGAGCGCCAGTCGAGGATCGGGCCGAGCGCCTCGTCCACCACCGCATGAACCAGCGCCGCCTGGCTCGGAAAGTAACGATAGGCCGTGGCGCGCGAAACTTCGGCGGCTTCCGCGACCTCACTCACCGAGGGCGTGATACCCGACTGCATCAGCCGTGTGGCGGTCTCCAGCATGAGTTTGCGTGTGCGGGCTCGCGGACCGCGCTCGGCGGATTCGTTCTGTTGACGTGAGACATCCATATCTTTATGATACGTACATCTCATAAATTTGCAAGAGCCGGCAAATCGGCCGGCATGAGGCGGCTTTTCAAGGCAGAGGAGGGCCAGAGCCGCCACGGAGGAGAGATGAAGCACATCTACGTCGTCGGCACGGCCGACACGAAGGGGGAGGAACTCGCTTATCTTGCTTCCCGCATCGAGGCGGCGGGCGGCCGGCCCGTCCTGGTCGATGTCGGCACGCATCGTCCCACGATTACGGTCGACATCTCCGCCGAGACAGTGGCTGCCGCGCATCCGGACGGTGCCGCGGCGGTGCTTTCCGGCGACGACCGGGGAACAGCGGTCGCCGCGATGGGCGAAGCCTTCTCGCGGTTCCTTCCCGAACGCGAAGACGTCGCCGGCGTGGTGGGCATCGGTGGTGGCGGCGGGACGGCGATCATCACCGCCGGCATGCGCAGGTTGCCGCTCGGGCTACCGAAGGTCATGGTCTCGACGCTCGCGTCCGGCGACGTGGCACCTTATGTCGACGTCTCCGACATCATCATGATGCCGTCGGTTACCGATATGGCTGGGCTCAACCGTGTGAGCCGCGTGATCCTGCAAAACGCGGCCGAAGCGATTACCGCCATGGCTCACCGGCCGGCGAAGGAAATGGCCTCGAAGCCCGCTCTCGGCCTTACCATGTTCGGCGTGACGACGCCCTGTGTGACTGCCATCGTCGAACGACTGAGGGCCGACCATGACTGTATGGTCTTTCACGCAACAGGCACCGGCGGACGCACGATGGAGAAGCTTGCGGACAGCGGGCTTCTTTCGGGCGTGCTCGACATCACGACGACCGAGGTCTGCGATCTTCTCTTCGGCGGAGTGCTGCAGGCGA includes:
- a CDS encoding carbohydrate ABC transporter permease, with the protein product MAAVQTRSERALNRVAIAAVLVITLLFLAPIYWITSTAFKPRNLATTIPPTVIFEPEISPFVKLFTKRSQLRAAPEPEDYAAAPWWERLVFDGGEKVVRSGRGDVQLSGYPNRFMNSLIVAITSTVLAVSMGTFTAYGFSRFKMKGEADLLFFILSTRMLPPVVVAIPMFLMYRAVGLNDTHWGLIILYTAFNLSFSVWLMKGFIDEIPKEYEEAALVDGYTRLEAFFKIVLPEAATGIAATAVFCFITAWNEYAFALIMTNRRAQTAPPFIPSQVGSGLPDWTVIAAGTFLFLLPVAIFTFLLRNHLLRGMSFGAIRK
- a CDS encoding carbohydrate ABC transporter permease, whose protein sequence is MATVVMTSLDSKSRAASRGLSDIKIRNLFIVPTILFLIVFNIFPLIYSLGYSFTDFRASTNAPATFVGLQNYRELLNDPFIWANFAITAKYVIVSVTGQVVVGFGTAMLLNREIPFKGLITTLLLLPMMLSMAVVGLFWKLLYDPSFGIINYALGLGSFEWLANPDMALYAVAITDIWMWSPFVMLLSLAGLSAVPRHLYEAAAIDRAGPFYTFFRITLPLVAPILMIAIIFRTMEAFKTFDLAYILTSQPTTEVISIRLYKMAFQEWQTGRSCALAYIVLIMVLAITNIYVKYLNRVKER
- a CDS encoding ABC transporter substrate-binding protein, which produces MRKTVAGLMAGISFMFACGTSAQSQELTIFWAEWDPANYLQELVNEYEAETGVKITVETTPWADFQTKAFTEFNAKGSAYDMVVGDSQWIGAASEAGHYVDLTEFFNKHKLNEVMAPATVKYYSEYPANSGKYWSIPAEGDAVGWSYRKDWFEDPKEMEAFKAKYGYDLAPPKDWKQLRDIAEFFHRPDQKRYGIAIYTDNSYDGLVMGVENAIFSFGGELGDYSTYKVDGIINSEKNVKALETYRELYGFTPPGWAKSFFVENNQAITENLAAMSMNYFAFFPALVNEASNPNAKVTGFFANPAGPEGHQYAALGGQGISIVSYSENKEEAMKFLEWFIKDETQKRWAELGGYTASAKVLESEEFQNATPYNKAFYETMFKVKDFWATPEYAELLIQMNQRIYPYVTAGQGTAKEALDALAKDWNATFKKYGRH
- a CDS encoding TetR/AcrR family transcriptional regulator; translation: MDVSRQQNESAERGPRARTRKLMLETATRLMQSGITPSVSEVAEAAEVSRATAYRYFPSQAALVHAVVDEALGPILDWRSEAPDALTRVADLLATAMPRINEFEATFKAALKLSLDQWAQRQAGTLGNEPQLTRGHRVELLRQVTVPLEGRVSAEAREQLAQALSLVFGVEVLVVLKDIWGLSAERAQSVAEWAAAALVEAAIREAQTTG
- a CDS encoding Tm-1-like ATP-binding domain-containing protein, with translation MKHIYVVGTADTKGEELAYLASRIEAAGGRPVLVDVGTHRPTITVDISAETVAAAHPDGAAAVLSGDDRGTAVAAMGEAFSRFLPEREDVAGVVGIGGGGGTAIITAGMRRLPLGLPKVMVSTLASGDVAPYVDVSDIIMMPSVTDMAGLNRVSRVILQNAAEAITAMAHRPAKEMASKPALGLTMFGVTTPCVTAIVERLRADHDCMVFHATGTGGRTMEKLADSGLLSGVLDITTTEVCDLLFGGVLQATEDRFGAIARTELPYVGSVGALDMVNFWAPETVPERYAGRLFYRHNPNVTLMRTSAEECAAIGRWIGAKLNLCKGPLRFLIPERGVSALDIEGGAFFDPAADAALFEALEATVETTDARRIERLPLHINDPQFAEAAVAAYRDIANP